CAGCAGGGCAAATTAGAATTTTGTGTGGAATTTGTTGCTCAACTACAGGAAAATCTACAGAAAACTATACTACAGAATGACATATCCTCAGCGATATGATTGCATAAATTATGGCTTTTAATAACAGCAGTTCATAATGTCAGAGAGTTATAGCCCACTAGGAAATACATGAGATATTTGGAAGATTATATCATACCTGTATTGATACGGGCCCTCTCTCTTATAATGCTTCTGTTTCAGCTTTCACCCTTCCACAAGATGAGATGTTTTAGTTGTGACAAAATGGGTCGCATATAAAGGGATTGTGAAGAAGCAGAatcagaagaaacaaaatgaaaggatgaagaagaagaacatGAACAAGAGTaagaagaagatgagaaggaggaggtgcaggagcaggaagagcaaAAAGATGAAGACTGGGGAATAGTGACAAGGTCATgtacaaagaggaagaagataggaagaggaggagaagaaggaagaggaggaagagaagaggaagaaagaagaggaggaggagaaggaggaggaggaggagaaggagaaggagaagaagaagaagaagaagaagacgacgacgacaacgaagaagaagaagaagaagaagaagaagaagaagaagaagaagaagaagaagaagaagaagaagaagaagaagaagaagaaNNNNNNNNNNNNNNNgaagaagaagaagaagaagaagaagaagaagaagaagaagaagaagaagaagaagaagaagaagaagaagaagaagaagaagaaacaaacaaacaaaaaagttcataACATGAAAAAAGTACTCAGAGTGTGCCACAAATACAAAAGACAAACACAGTGAGTTTATTAGTGTTGGTCAAATTTGAAAAACTTGTCAACTGATGAATGAAAAACATCCAACTGATTATGGAAACTCAGCTATGGGCCTCTTCCCTGGTCCTTGGCCAACAATCCAGGAAAATGAACACAATTAAAATGGGGACATCTTGTGGCTACTCCTGGCAATGCAGTAGCCACAAGATTAGAGATGAAGCAAGATTATTTTTTAACTCCCTATCAAATAACCAGATTTTATCAACTGGGATGCTTTGTCCTTTTTCAGCAGGATCCACTGGAGCACCTAATGGGAAAACTAACTAGTTGGCCCTTTAAAAGAATTAAGTGTTCATCCACGAATTTATGATTCAAATTATACAGGTCAACTGCCTATCATGGCATAAGTAGAACATATGCTCCATCTGCAGGCTGGAAAAAGAATTTCACAGCTGCTTCCACTACCTTATGTAATTTCTATCCCTATGGACTTTGGCAGCACTAACTGCCTTTATGGTTTTGGCAGTAGTACAACTCAGAATAGGTATAACACTTTAATTGCTGAAGAGAGACCTGACTGTATGTTGTGAGGCATCTGATATGAGGGCATCAGTATTTGGGTTAATTGAAAACTGGTGCTGACATGTTACTCTTTGAAAACACTGGTCTACTAATTCACCAGGGCGAAGAAAACCATTCAAGTCTCTGATATAGAGACTGCTTTTCAAATATGGCAGAGGATAGAAATTCTTCAATGCCTTGGACAGGAAAAACAATGAGCTGTTTTAAAGCTTTTGTATTTAATGTGTCATAATCTTCCAGGGATGAGATTTGATGTGCTCATTGGACTTAGGCTCACAGTAAGTAATGGAAGAAAACTTTTTAATGGGGCCATTGGTCCAGGATGGCCAATTCCCACATGCTTGAAAGCCCAGGCAAGTTCTTAGAATTCTCCTTGTACTTACTAAGAAGTCATTGGATTAATCTTTATATCCATCCTCTTGCTTAACTCCTGGTTatgacattgattttttttcaagacagggtttctctgtatagccctagctgtcctggaactcactttgtagaacaggctggagtcgaactcagaaatttgcctgcctctgcctcccaagtactgggattaaaggcatgtgccaccatgtgcagCATTACATTGATTCTGACCCTCATCTTCCCAGTCTTGTGAACCTTCACATGgcataataaaacatatttgCTACAGGTATCTCTGGGTAAATTTTCTTCCCTGTGATTAAAGTTCTGAGTTCAGATTAATGGCACGAATTAACTTCCGTTATACAATCGTTCCACTATAAAAATTTCAGTTAGTTGAAGTATTTCTTGATTCAAATTCAAATCCAagacaatatgtgtgtgtgtgtatgtaatatatatatatatatatatatatatatatatatatatatataNNNNNNNNNNNNNNNNNNNNNNNNNNNNNNNNNNNNNNNNNNNNNNNNNNNNNNNNNNNNNNNNNNNNNNNNNNNNNNNNNNNNNNNNNNNNNNNNNNNNNNNNNNNNNNNNNNNNNNNNNNNNNNNNNNNNNNNNNNNNNNNNNNNNNNNNNNNNNNNNNNNNNNNNNNNNNNNNNNNNNNNNNNNNNNNNNNNNNNNNNNNNNNNNNNNNNNNNNNNNNNNNNNNNNNNNNNNNNNNNNNNNNNNNNNNNNNNNNNNNNNNNNNNNNNNNNNNNNNNNNNNNNNNNNNNNNNNNNNNNNNNNNNNNNNNNNNNNNNNNNNNNNNNNNNNNNNNNNNNNNNNNNNNNNNNNNNNNNNNNNNNNNNNNNNNNNNNNNNNNNNNNNNNNNNNNNNNNNNNNNNNNNNNNNNNNNNNNNNNNNNNNNNNNNNNNNNNNNNNNNNNNNNNNNNNNNNNNNNNNNNNNNNNNNNNNNNNNNNNNNNNNNNNNNNNNNNNNNNNNNNNNNNNNNNNNNNNNNNNNNNNNNNNNNNNNNNNNNNNNNNNNNNNNNNNNNNNNNNNNNNNNNNNNNNNNNNNNNNNNNNNNNNNNNNNNNNNNNNNNNNNNNNNNNNNNNNNNNNNNNNNNNNNNNNNNNNNNNNNNNNNNNNNNNNNNNNNNNNNNNNNNNNNNNNNNNNNNNNNNNNNNNNNNNNNNNNNNNNNNNNNNNNNNNNNNNNNNNNNNNNNNNNNNNNNNNNNNNNNNNNNNNNNNNNNNNNNNNNNNNNNNNNNNNNNNNNNNNNNNNNNNNNNNNNNNNNNNNNNNNNNNNNNNNNNNNNNNNNNNNNNNNNNNNNNNNNNNNNNNNNNNNNNNNNNNNNNNNNNNNNNNNNNNNNNNNNNNNNNNNNNNNNNNNNNNNNNNNNNNNNNNNNNNNNNNNNNNNNNNNNNNNNNNNNNNNNNNNNNNNNNNNNNNNNNNNNNNNNNNNNNNNNNNNNNNNNNNNNNNNNNNNNNNNNNNNNNNNNNNNNNNNNNNNNNNNNNNNNNNNNNNNNNNNNNNNNNNNNNNNNNNNNNNNNNNNNNNNNNNNNNNNNNNNNNNNNNNNNNNNNNNNNNNNNNNNNNNNNNNNNNNNNNNNNNNNNNNNNNNNNNNNNNNNNNNNNNNNNNNaaaaaaaaaaaaaaaacaacaaaaaaaactgatATCCTCAAATTTAACTTTACTGTTTTCGCTTGCGCTCTGATTCCAAACAAAACTTTTCATAAGCTTCTTCAATTTCTGGGTCCATCTCATCATCGATATCATCCAAATATGGGTCACCAGCCCCTGATAAATCTGTTCCATTTTCTTCATAATCTGGAAAAAAGTCCTCTCTTTCAAGTAACTCTTGATACTTTTCTTGGTAATCTGGGTCCGCTGCAGTGAAAGGAACACCATCAGATGTATAAAATGTTGGTTCATTCATGAAGTAGTTAGGGTCATTTTCAGGGGTAGCTTCTCTGTATGTTGAAGTTGCATGGACCCTACCCCAGTTACTTGATCGAAGTTCAACAAGCTTCAAGAGCATTTGTTTTACATCTCTGCTGCAGTTTGCATCTAGGACAACATTTTCAATTCTCTGAATTATTTCTTCCATATCagttttccccttttccttccaagTATCTTCTAAAACTGATCCTGTCAACTTTAGCAATTTTACTGCACAAATTAAGTTGTCATCCATAGGATTAGAGAACAGAGCATTCAGCAGTTCCCGAAGACCAACCTGAAGAATATCTGCTCTTGTAACTTGTCCATTTGTTCTTTTAATCTCCAGGTTAAGATATAGTTCTCCCAGAAACAGAACAAATGCATGAAATCGTTTTCGAGTCACTTCATCCCCttttgcagcttggtctttagCTTCATACTCCGTCCTGCACCTTTGAAGTAGCAATTGGTGGAAGTTGCCACTCTGTGGACTAATTGTCAGATGATGGGACAGGTAATTACACAGGCGAGCTCCCATGTAAGAGAAATTTGGGATAGACGTGGCCTGTTGGTAGATAAGTTCCACAAGTTCTTGCAAAGCATCGTCTGTTGTGACCCATCCATTCAGGGTTTCTGCAAACTGTTCAATTTCTGTTTCAAAACTACCAGGCTGTTCTGTCAGATGATTCAGAAAATCCTGAACATACTCTGATAGAATGGGGTAATCCTCACAACCATCCTCATAGGATTCTGTATAATTAGAAGAATAACCTGATGGGTAAAATTCGGGGGCGTTCGCAGACAGCTTAGACATTAACACAGGAGCCACAACCACCTGGGGCTTAGCCATTGCTGAGTTCTGCTGTGGGATTTTATCCTGTGAACTAGGTGGAGCTCTCTGGGGCTTCGTTTGGTCTGGGAGCGCCCCAGGCCGGGGAGGCCGCGCGGAGCCGGCGGGGGCCTCGCTCTGGGCCCCTGGCGGCGGGGCGGTCCTGGGCTGGCGCAGCGGCGGCGGCTGCAGGAAGCCCGGGGCTTTgggctgcggcggcggcggcggcgactgGTGCTGCGACCGCTCCGCAGGCCCCGCTCCGTTCGGGAACCCGCCGCCCTCAGGCCCGCCCCCTCCGCGGCCCAGGAACAGGCCCGGGCTCCGGCCCCGACCAGCACCTGGAGCCCGATCGAAACTGTCCGACATGCTCCTTGCTCTCCAACCAGGggtgccgccgccgccgccgccgccgctgctctGACTAGGACTCGCGGGAGGCGCCGCGGGCCGCCTGTCACCGCCGCGCCTCACTCAGGCCTCATGGAGGAGGCCGGCGGGCCCTGCTCGGTCCTCCGCGCTCCGGGCCCCCGCCGACGCGCCGCAGCACAGCGCCCGACTCCCTTCGGCTGCCGGACGCTCTCCCTCTCAAATGTCTTTAACACAGAAGAATGGTGACATTTGATCATCAGTCTGCATAATCAAAATTTCTACTACAGGATGCTTTcaatatatatctaatatatttaataatttgaaGTAATTATGACAATGATCTGACAAAGTTCTTAATTTTAAACTGCAGATAATTTGGGATGTTCTGAATGTTATTGAATGGCAAAAATAAAGGGCTTTAGTATAAGTACTTGATATTTCAATTCTTCATATATGAACTTTTTTGATTACATATAGGTAATCCTCCTCTAACTCCAAAGTACTTGTGAGTATAAGAATGTTCCTTTTCTCACTAGAActcacatttttataatttaattttctaaattagaGTAAGTATCACTCAATCAAGGCATAGGTGGAATTAGGGTAACTGTGCTTACTTGTCTAGGTTAATTCACAGGAAAGCTTTAATCTGGGGTTGCAATCATAGTTTATTGAGAGAAATTGCTGAATTATAAAGTTTCTCAACATGCTGTTTTGATTCAATGAGCTGTGAATAATGgtttttctccatattttgaGACTACATAGGTTTTTATACATGAGTTAAGAAAACTCCTGCACCAAGACATATAGTAAAATATTCCTTACTATTAGCATGCTTCTCTGACATATTAGGAAATGTCATGAAGCTGACCTGTAAAAATGTTTTGGGAACACTTTATATACATAGATGAAAATGAAACTGTTAtatttttcaagtaaaatatgataatgagaaataaaatttttccaagaaaaattatattctattatatgtgaggcattgggctatacacagacagtctggtttccagttgaggctagatggtgaaccctgggacccggtggtgataattcacctacaaaggatggaaagagttctctcatgtctcccagaaccctggctcctgtcaaagttaccaccccctcacccctccccccccacaaaAGAAacatggttagtagtcatgtagacaatgtcccaagcttctgaacttcaggctaaactcctccccagttacctagcaacagtaagataaagcAGCCCAGTATatgaggggctgtttggcccctcctcactctcgcactctcttgctcttactgcTCTCCTCTTActttttcactctttctttctagcttttcttttctctctccctttcccctttgtctcctcttggccatggccagtctctctctctctttctaccttttctctttccccctgcctttctataataaagctctaaaaccatagactatctctgcttatcaaggcctgctgtgcagACTTTTGCCTCTGTGGGAGCCCCTCTCCCTCAGCCTTCTCTCCCATAATCCCAGGGCCCCTTGTTTTGGGGGCTGTCCCTTGTCCACCCCTTgtcaagtggggtcagtggcttagatgcctaCCTGGGGCCGAGTAGAAAGCTTCTGGCAGCCCTcttgcatctgcctgcccagagcataggagaaaCTCTGTCCagacgtgggctatcctccctccccctcttcccctggccCATTTTAGTTCCCACAGCTACACATTTAATATGCAGTTTATCTTGGTGTGTTTAATTTTCACCCTTCTggaaaaatgtttcaaattttgaaaaacaCTTAATGGATTCCTTCATCTAACCTCACCATGTcccatattattttttaaaaatgtttttactaatcattttattcgtttatatttcaaatcttaCCCCCTTCCTGGTATCCCCCACCCATGAACTCCCGACCTCATCCCCctgccctttgcctctaagaaggtGATCACCCACTCATTCCCACATCACCCTATAGCACCCTCTTctctggggcaacaagcctccacaggaacaagagcctcccctctcactgattggcagtcctctactatatatgtgtcCAGAGCTGTGGACTGACCCATGTAtatctttgattggtggtttaggccCTGAGAATGCTGAGGTGTCTGGtcagttgatactgttgtttttcaAGGGGTTACAATCCTTCTGCTCCTTcatcccttcccctaactcttccatagggttcagtccaatgattggctgtgagtgtctgcatctgtgttagtcaggtgctggctgaGCCTCTTAAAGGATAGACATACCaggttcttgtctgcaagcaaatcttggcatcagcaatagtgtcaggttttgatGTCTATAGATGCAATGGATTGAGTGGTATTATGGGCTCTGGGTAGCCTTTCATTTAGTCTCTGATCCTTTTTATCCATGCATTGACTTTAGATAGggacaattctaggttaaaaagTTTGAGATGGGTGCTGGTCTCCTGCTGCAACTCAGGACTCTGTTTATCTACTGGAgctggtctcttcaggttctatctccctgctgttggaTATTTCGGCTTTCATCTCCattgggtcctgagagcctcttgcaTCCTTGGtgtctaggactttctagtggttccccaaATTCCACATCTCTACattgctacttatttctatttattctcctgTCTGTCTGGACTTCTTGCCTGTCTTTTCCCacacctgtccctgtccctctttTTGTCCTCCATATCCCCTATCCCACAAAggtcctttccttcttctccctcctgtgattattttgttcccccttctaagtgggtttggAGCATTCATAGTTtgcccttccttcttgttaagcttcataatGTCTTTGAGTTATATCATGGGCATTCTGAGCtttagggctaatatccatttattagtgagtacataaaatgtatatatccTTTGGGGTCTTGGttatatcactcaggatgatactttctacttccatccatttgcctgtgaatttcatgaagtcattgtttttaatagctgagtagggctccattgtgtaaatgtgccacattttctgtattcattcttccattgaaggacatctgggttgtttccagcttctggttcttataaataaggcttctatgaacatagtggagcatgtgtccttgttatatgttcgGGCATCTTTTGGATAAATGAAGagtagtgatatagctgggtctttaggtagaactatttacaattttctgaaaaactgccacATCGAGTTCCACAGTGTACAcacttgcaattccaccagcaatggaggagtgttcctttttctccacatcctcaccagcatctgctgtcacctgagtttttgatcttagccattctgactggtgttagatggaatctcaagtttgttttgatttgcatttccctgatgactaaggatgttgaacaggttttaggtgcttctcaaccatttggtattcctcagctgagatttctttgtttagcttgggtaccccatttttaatagggttatttggttctctgaagtctaacttcttgatttctttatatatattggatattagccctttatagtatttagggttggtaaagatctttttgtAATCTATTGGGTGCCATTTTGTCTTACTGACTGTgttctttgccttagagaagctttgcaattttatgagtacCCATTTGTCGATTttttgatcttatagcacaagccattggtgttatgttcaggaatctttcctctgtgcccatatcttcgaggctcttccccacttgcTCCTCTGTAAGTTtaagtgtctcttgttttatgtggagttatgTGGATATATT
The Mus caroli unplaced genomic scaffold, CAROLI_EIJ_v1.1 scaffold_21374_1, whole genome shotgun sequence DNA segment above includes these coding regions:
- the LOC110288859 gene encoding polyadenylate-binding protein-interacting protein 1-like isoform X2 codes for the protein MSDSFDRAPDQTKPQRAPPSSQDKIPQQNSAMAKPQVVVAPVLMSKLSANAPEFYPSGYSSNYTESYEDGCEDYPILSEYVQDFLNHLTEQPGSFETEIEQFAETLNGWVTTDDALQELVELIYQQATSIPNFSYMGARLCNYLSHHLTISPQSGNFHQLLLQRCRTEYEAKDQAAKGDEVTRKRFHAFVLFLGELYLNLEIKRTNGQVTRADILQVGLRELLNALFSNPMDDNLICAVKLLKLTGSVLEDTWKEKGKTDMEEIIQRIENVVLDANCSRDVKQMLLKLVELRSSNWGRVHATSTYREATPENDPNYFMNEPTFYTSDGVPFTAADPDYQEKYQELLEREDFFPDYEENGTDLSGAGDPYLDDIDDEMDPEIEEAYEKFCLESERKRKQ
- the LOC110288859 gene encoding polyadenylate-binding protein-interacting protein 1-like isoform X1; the encoded protein is MSDSFDRAPGAGRGRSPGLFLGRGGGGPEGGGFPNGAGPAERSQHQSPPPPPQPKAPGFLQPPPLRQPRTAPPPGAQSEAPAGSARPPRPGALPDQTKPQRAPPSSQDKIPQQNSAMAKPQVVVAPVLMSKLSANAPEFYPSGYSSNYTESYEDGCEDYPILSEYVQDFLNHLTEQPGSFETEIEQFAETLNGWVTTDDALQELVELIYQQATSIPNFSYMGARLCNYLSHHLTISPQSGNFHQLLLQRCRTEYEAKDQAAKGDEVTRKRFHAFVLFLGELYLNLEIKRTNGQVTRADILQVGLRELLNALFSNPMDDNLICAVKLLKLTGSVLEDTWKEKGKTDMEEIIQRIENVVLDANCSRDVKQMLLKLVELRSSNWGRVHATSTYREATPENDPNYFMNEPTFYTSDGVPFTAADPDYQEKYQELLEREDFFPDYEENGTDLSGAGDPYLDDIDDEMDPEIEEAYEKFCLESERKRKQ